The Deltaproteobacteria bacterium genome window below encodes:
- a CDS encoding helix-turn-helix transcriptional regulator has protein sequence MHVIIGKTADLGPALRERRLAIGVTQKTLADYCQLSHNRISRIELGNTDVKLSTLVKMAKYLGLKVVLQGEP, from the coding sequence ATGCATGTAATCATAGGCAAGACGGCAGATCTAGGGCCCGCGCTGCGAGAGCGTAGGCTAGCGATCGGCGTAACGCAAAAGACTCTGGCGGACTATTGCCAGCTTTCTCACAATCGAATCAGCAGGATCGAGCTTGGCAACACCGACGTCAAGCTTTCAACTCTCGTCAAGATGGCGAAATATCTCGGACTCAAAGTTGTGCTCCAAGGTGAACCTTGA
- a CDS encoding helix-turn-helix domain-containing protein, with protein sequence MKASQFKPSSEDIALAKAALRGISPQEGGSAETGPYDVEQVFAHLGLPKGVVQLLVTMLRATAEGHALTLIAGQKEMTTQEAAEFLSVSRPFLIRLLKSGALPYRLVGKHRLIRLEDLIDYQVRCSVRQEGAMQDLVELSEDLKLY encoded by the coding sequence ATGAAAGCTTCACAATTTAAACCCAGCTCTGAGGATATCGCGTTAGCTAAGGCGGCTCTAAGAGGGATCAGTCCTCAGGAAGGGGGATCGGCGGAAACCGGACCGTATGACGTGGAACAAGTGTTTGCGCATCTCGGTCTTCCCAAAGGCGTCGTTCAACTCTTGGTTACAATGCTTCGAGCAACCGCTGAAGGTCATGCGTTGACTCTTATTGCTGGTCAAAAAGAGATGACCACTCAGGAGGCTGCCGAGTTTCTAAGTGTGTCTAGGCCCTTTCTGATCAGGCTGCTTAAGAGTGGCGCATTACCGTATCGTCTAGTGGGCAAGCATCGGCTTATCAGATTGGAAGACCTGATCGACTATCAGGTGCGATGCTCAGTCCGTCAGGAAGGCGCCATGCAGGACCTAGTCGAACTGTCGGAAGATCTGAAGCTCTACTAG
- a CDS encoding type II toxin-antitoxin system HipA family toxin translates to MRYLNVFYESQLVGRMKEDDELVYSFEYADSWLASDNRFALSLAMPMTQKVFGNRITRSFFENLLPEGEVREHLQSTRGISSDFDFLEQYGRDCAGAIIVTDQSAFVPGVGPTKAVPVDMERVYAAISDRQPVADVIAEMDPGYLSLAGAQDKFPVIYDGTTFLLPTRGAPTTHIVKAPIQRSGVKESVYNEYYCMELARAVGLSVPKCSLVDGPHTLFVVERYDRYVDDSGVHRIHQQDFCQAQGITSASKYEDKGGPSLRQNYQLIRDSVRPDGIISSVQAFLDWIAFNLIIGNNDSHSKNISFLLREGQNELAPFYDLVSTAIYPKLKPTFAFKIGDRNEFSKIGANQVKQLEESLEIRPATFQRRLASISEKVIAAKDHLAKEVCATHSEAKIPLRISELINTRLRSLKVQGAL, encoded by the coding sequence TTGAGATACCTCAACGTCTTTTACGAAAGTCAGCTTGTCGGGCGCATGAAAGAGGACGACGAGCTCGTCTACTCTTTCGAGTACGCAGACTCGTGGCTCGCGAGTGACAATCGCTTTGCGCTAAGCCTTGCGATGCCCATGACCCAAAAAGTTTTCGGGAATCGCATCACGCGCTCATTTTTTGAGAACTTGCTTCCCGAAGGCGAAGTCCGGGAGCATCTGCAGAGCACGCGCGGAATTTCCAGCGACTTCGACTTTCTCGAGCAGTACGGTCGCGACTGCGCTGGGGCGATCATCGTCACCGACCAATCGGCCTTTGTACCTGGTGTTGGTCCGACGAAAGCGGTCCCGGTTGACATGGAGCGCGTCTACGCCGCGATTAGTGATCGCCAACCTGTCGCTGACGTCATCGCGGAGATGGATCCCGGATATTTGTCGCTTGCGGGTGCTCAGGATAAGTTCCCGGTGATCTATGACGGAACCACTTTCCTGCTACCTACGCGGGGCGCGCCGACGACACACATTGTCAAGGCGCCTATCCAGCGCTCCGGCGTCAAGGAGTCCGTATACAACGAATATTATTGCATGGAGCTCGCACGAGCTGTAGGTCTTTCCGTTCCGAAGTGCTCGCTCGTGGACGGTCCCCACACTCTGTTCGTTGTCGAGCGCTATGATCGCTACGTTGACGACAGCGGCGTCCATCGGATTCATCAACAGGACTTCTGTCAGGCGCAAGGGATCACGAGCGCGTCGAAGTACGAAGACAAGGGTGGTCCTTCTCTCAGGCAGAACTACCAGCTGATCAGGGACAGCGTACGTCCTGACGGCATTATCAGCAGCGTGCAAGCCTTTCTCGATTGGATCGCATTTAACCTTATCATCGGTAACAACGATAGCCACTCCAAGAACATCTCGTTTCTTTTGCGCGAGGGGCAGAACGAGCTAGCGCCCTTCTACGATCTCGTGTCGACTGCAATTTATCCCAAACTCAAGCCGACTTTTGCGTTCAAGATCGGCGACCGCAACGAGTTCTCAAAGATCGGCGCAAATCAGGTCAAGCAGCTCGAGGAGAGCCTTGAGATCCGACCTGCCACCTTTCAGCGTCGACTGGCTAGCATCAGCGAAAAAGTCATCGCCGCTAAGGATCACCTCGCCAAAGAGGTCTGTGCAACGCACTCCGAGGCTAAGATACCGCTACGGATCAGCGAGCTGATCAATACGCGGCTGCGCAGCCTAAAGGTCCAGGGAGCGCTTTAG
- a CDS encoding transcriptional repressor produces MERRTRQRDAIFAVLKDEDRPMSPNEILAKAQDFVPGLGIATVYRALKGMLEEKAIVTVDLPGMVQRYELNGKHHHHHFLCRLCDRLFEVMGCPGKLNLKLPRGFTTESHEVILKGICDQCTA; encoded by the coding sequence GTGGAACGTCGCACTCGCCAAAGAGACGCCATTTTTGCGGTTCTAAAAGATGAAGACCGACCTATGAGTCCCAACGAGATCCTTGCCAAAGCGCAGGATTTCGTCCCCGGTCTGGGTATCGCTACGGTCTATCGAGCGCTCAAGGGCATGCTGGAAGAGAAAGCTATAGTAACAGTGGATCTTCCAGGCATGGTCCAACGCTACGAACTCAACGGCAAACACCATCATCATCACTTTCTCTGCCGACTCTGCGATCGCCTTTTCGAAGTAATGGGCTGTCCAGGAAAATTAAATTTGAAGTTACCCAGGGGTTTTACGACCGAAAGCCACGAAGTTATTCTGAAGGGGATTTGTGATCAGTGCACGGCGTAG
- a CDS encoding zinc ribbon domain-containing protein, which translates to MPLYEYCCETCGLNFEVLQKISDPILERREACEGRPCKLRKKLSPFAGHIVGQVPPPSTTSEIPQETVFSPAPPENDPVHICSKYCSHHTRNGD; encoded by the coding sequence ATGCCCCTATACGAGTACTGCTGTGAAACCTGTGGTCTTAATTTTGAGGTATTACAGAAGATATCCGATCCAATTTTAGAGAGGAGAGAAGCATGCGAGGGAAGACCGTGTAAACTTCGAAAAAAATTAAGCCCCTTTGCCGGTCATATAGTCGGCCAAGTGCCTCCCCCAAGCACCACCAGCGAAATACCGCAAGAGACAGTCTTTAGTCCCGCCCCTCCAGAAAACGATCCGGTGCATATCTGCTCAAAATATTGCTCCCATCACACAAGAAATGGTGACTAA
- a CDS encoding ABC transporter ATP-binding protein — protein sequence MSLDLRGCRPMHLDPIHALYRGRGRLRISLPSRIFILLFGLCFILITKRWTDALAVALGATILNIVERTGLIRSLLPWLLTANFALMYGVLAWFGVSSGALWLPFLKSVGATAILSWFGGTVSWAYLKRRYLDSSSLRWVAAWIDEGLLHGQLLLKDIEQRFEVAFVRVGQAFIRPENVALAVAGGVVNAFQKSIRLDDARLLRQSYRPSNEVDPPDSECCATDGELNDFSSSWSQKMLSVEHLYVNSPSGEPLLHDIHFSLNKGECLYLGGASGSGKTTLLRTICGLCPIHRGSITIGKKHRVRYRRALGAVGFVPQNPDDSFFGSTPREDIIWGLRHKGLGHLEACHKAGEILADFGISYLIDRPLSRLSFGEKKRVSLAAALVAPCQLLLLDEPTSGLDPVAAKILIDLVMTQVHARGTAVVWVSHDVQMLPKEIKSVLLLRDGYQIIADHPDQALIAGNLRKAGLLV from the coding sequence ATGAGTTTAGACCTAAGGGGGTGCCGCCCCATGCATCTTGACCCCATCCATGCTCTTTATCGGGGGCGGGGTAGACTCAGGATATCACTGCCATCCAGGATCTTTATTTTACTATTTGGGCTTTGTTTCATCTTAATAACAAAACGGTGGACTGATGCACTTGCGGTCGCATTAGGTGCTACGATACTAAATATTGTAGAGCGCACAGGTCTAATACGAAGTCTGTTGCCTTGGCTATTGACAGCGAATTTTGCACTTATGTACGGCGTTCTTGCATGGTTTGGGGTTTCCAGTGGTGCCTTATGGCTACCTTTTTTGAAGTCTGTCGGAGCGACAGCGATCCTGTCCTGGTTTGGTGGAACTGTTTCCTGGGCATATCTAAAACGTCGCTATCTTGATTCTTCATCCTTGCGGTGGGTTGCTGCTTGGATTGATGAGGGGCTATTGCATGGCCAACTTCTTTTAAAAGATATCGAGCAACGTTTTGAAGTAGCTTTTGTGCGTGTCGGACAGGCATTCATTAGGCCGGAAAATGTCGCATTGGCCGTAGCAGGTGGGGTCGTCAACGCATTCCAGAAGTCCATCCGACTGGATGATGCCCGCCTACTCAGACAATCCTACCGGCCGAGTAATGAAGTGGATCCGCCAGACTCGGAGTGCTGTGCAACAGACGGAGAGCTGAACGATTTTTCGTCCTCTTGGTCTCAAAAGATGCTGTCTGTAGAACATCTTTATGTCAATTCTCCTTCGGGAGAACCGCTTCTCCATGATATTCACTTCTCGCTCAATAAGGGAGAGTGCCTTTATCTCGGTGGCGCTAGCGGATCAGGCAAGACCACTCTTTTGCGAACCATATGTGGGCTGTGCCCCATTCATCGGGGATCAATTACTATCGGCAAAAAGCACCGCGTTCGGTATCGTCGAGCGCTTGGTGCTGTGGGTTTTGTGCCGCAGAACCCTGACGATTCGTTTTTTGGTTCGACCCCAAGAGAAGACATTATCTGGGGGCTAAGACATAAAGGCCTTGGACATCTCGAAGCATGCCACAAAGCGGGAGAGATTCTTGCTGATTTTGGCATTTCGTATCTTATTGATAGACCTCTGTCCCGACTGAGTTTCGGTGAAAAAAAGAGGGTATCCCTAGCTGCGGCACTAGTGGCTCCGTGTCAACTACTGTTGTTGGACGAGCCCACATCTGGGTTAGACCCCGTTGCGGCCAAGATATTGATTGATTTGGTTATGACCCAAGTACATGCAAGAGGTACAGCGGTTGTCTGGGTTTCTCACGATGTTCAGATGCTACCCAAGGAAATTAAATCTGTTCTTTTATTGCGGGATGGATACCAAATTATTGCGGACCATCCTGATCAAGCTTTGATCGCGGGAAATCTCCGTAAAGCGGGTCTCTTGGTTTAG
- a CDS encoding GTP-binding protein, with product MTEAPLGKIPVTVLTGFLGAGKTTLLNRIMTEHHGKRIAVIQNEFGEIGIDGALVINADEEIFEMNNGCICCTVRGDLIRILGNLQKRRHKFDYVLIETDGLADPAPVAQTFFVDPDMQESWQLDGIVTVVDAKHLDLHWDSNDEVKEQIAFADRILLNKVDLVESADVDRIERKIRAINAFCDISRTVKSEVSVEKVLDIGAFDLRRILELKPQFLEPEVPFEWSGIFDLADGCYDLHLDPGPDPTMDMVLLPISDLSAENLFRAREKAVVTFSAQEYLAVADQSSVTPGEHLFEVKTSKSLRLYLQVSSPGRYILFTQHRPEEFNLRLEKNGLALTAVFEQSYNLEHEHDSEISSVSLEFEGDLDQQKTSQWVSRLLQEKGADIFRMKGIVAFKGQERRFVFHGVHMLFDGIPEQLWGEKRRINQMVFVGKNLDGVALDRDFRSCLA from the coding sequence ATGACAGAGGCACCACTCGGAAAAATTCCTGTTACCGTTCTGACTGGATTTCTTGGGGCAGGAAAAACCACGCTACTCAATCGAATCATGACCGAGCATCACGGCAAGCGTATTGCCGTTATTCAGAATGAATTTGGCGAGATTGGCATTGACGGGGCATTGGTGATTAATGCCGACGAAGAAATATTTGAGATGAATAATGGCTGTATCTGTTGCACTGTACGGGGCGATCTCATTAGGATACTGGGTAATTTACAGAAAAGGCGCCATAAATTCGATTATGTTTTAATTGAGACGGATGGTCTTGCCGACCCAGCACCCGTCGCACAAACGTTTTTTGTTGACCCCGACATGCAGGAGTCTTGGCAGCTAGATGGTATCGTGACGGTGGTCGACGCTAAGCATTTGGATTTGCATTGGGACTCTAATGACGAGGTAAAAGAGCAGATTGCCTTTGCGGACCGCATTTTGCTAAATAAGGTCGATCTGGTCGAGTCTGCTGATGTGGACCGGATCGAAAGAAAGATTCGAGCCATAAATGCGTTCTGCGATATTTCACGGACAGTCAAGTCTGAGGTATCGGTAGAAAAAGTTTTGGACATAGGTGCATTCGATCTACGTAGAATCCTCGAGCTAAAACCGCAATTTCTCGAGCCCGAAGTGCCTTTTGAATGGTCGGGAATTTTTGATTTAGCAGATGGTTGTTATGACCTGCATTTAGATCCGGGTCCGGACCCGACGATGGATATGGTTCTCTTACCGATTTCGGACTTGTCGGCAGAGAACCTATTTAGGGCGCGTGAGAAAGCCGTAGTGACGTTTTCTGCTCAAGAATATTTAGCTGTTGCAGATCAGTCGTCAGTCACTCCTGGAGAGCACCTCTTTGAGGTCAAGACTTCGAAGTCTCTCCGCCTTTATCTGCAGGTATCGTCTCCCGGTCGTTATATTCTCTTCACCCAGCATCGGCCAGAGGAGTTTAACCTGCGCCTTGAGAAGAATGGACTTGCGCTGACAGCTGTATTTGAACAGTCCTACAATCTCGAACACGAACATGATTCGGAGATTTCTTCCGTGTCTCTAGAGTTCGAGGGAGATCTTGATCAGCAGAAGACCAGTCAGTGGGTATCGCGACTGCTGCAGGAGAAAGGTGCTGATATTTTTAGGATGAAGGGCATCGTGGCCTTCAAGGGGCAGGAGCGGCGATTTGTCTTCCATGGTGTGCACATGTTATTTGACGGGATTCCGGAACAATTATGGGGTGAAAAACGACGGATCAATCAGATGGTTTTTGTAGGGAAAAACCTCGACGGTGTGGCCTTGGACCGTGACTTCAGGAGCTGCTTGGCATGA